In one window of Photobacterium leiognathi DNA:
- the pflA gene encoding pyruvate formate lyase 1-activating protein gives MSATGRIHSFESCGTVDGPGIRFIVFLQGCLMRCQYCHNRDTWDTHGGREATVDELMHEAKSYRHFMNSSGGGVTASGGEAMLQPEFVRDFFRAAQAEGIHTCLDTNGYIRKHTDVIDEVLNATDLVMLDLKQMDDSIHQNLVGVPNKRVLDFARYLHQRGQKTWIRYVVVPGYTDDERSAHLLGEFIKDMDNIEKVELLPYHQLGEHKWEAMGFDYPLKGVNPPKKETMETIKEILSSYGKKVMY, from the coding sequence ATGTCAGCAACAGGTCGTATTCACTCATTTGAGTCTTGTGGAACCGTCGATGGACCGGGTATCCGCTTTATTGTTTTTCTACAAGGCTGCTTAATGCGCTGTCAGTACTGTCACAACCGCGATACATGGGATACACATGGTGGTCGTGAAGCTACGGTTGATGAACTAATGCATGAAGCGAAATCATACCGTCACTTCATGAATTCTTCAGGCGGTGGTGTGACTGCATCAGGTGGTGAGGCAATGCTTCAACCTGAATTTGTACGTGACTTTTTCCGTGCCGCACAAGCTGAAGGTATCCATACTTGTCTTGATACTAACGGTTATATTCGTAAGCACACTGATGTGATTGACGAAGTATTAAATGCGACCGATCTGGTAATGCTTGATCTTAAGCAAATGGACGACAGCATTCACCAAAACCTCGTTGGTGTGCCAAACAAGCGTGTACTTGATTTCGCACGTTACCTACATCAACGCGGTCAAAAAACCTGGATCCGTTATGTTGTTGTACCGGGCTACACCGATGATGAGCGCTCTGCTCATCTACTGGGTGAGTTCATTAAAGATATGGACAACATTGAGAAGGTCGAGCTGCTACCATACCACCAGCTAGGTGAGCACAAATGGGAAGCAATGGGCTTTGATTACCCACTAAAGGGTGTTAATCCACCGAAGAAAGAAACCATGGAAACGATCAAAGAGATCCTTTCTAGCTATGGTAAAAAAGTGATGTACTAA
- a CDS encoding ABC transporter substrate-binding protein — protein sequence MLHIFILLLLLVATPVIAQPTQNLVILTTFSETGLRPILDAFKEKHPQSEVQVIQRREASGLRLLSQKKHDIDIIISSSPTFFQPLIKTQKLLPFGKAKARQNQQQLSEDIISFGHTGFGLLWNQHYLAKNNLPIPTNWSDLAQPDYFHHISISSPYRSNTTHLMIESILQEYGWENGWRLLYQMGGNLASVETNAFALSEAISRGLIGVGPVIDSYARHYKEQFSYIDFSYQPKSPLLPNYVAIVKNNYQSRFAEDFVNLLLAQECDNQTATYEHLIHPKQIKHDDFIEKTFNRKSLDYHVIQQRSGLVKHLFEQTISNQLPKLNQAWQLLHSIEKASLKLTEKQQQDFTLAKQLASTSPVNIDDMQDKVYHELSLFRDNPQVHNYRQQWRIKMAMQLEQAIALSQTIINGNPALQ from the coding sequence ATGCTCCACATCTTTATCTTGCTACTACTCTTAGTCGCAACGCCAGTTATCGCACAACCAACCCAAAACCTAGTCATTCTGACAACATTTTCAGAAACAGGATTACGTCCGATACTTGACGCATTTAAAGAAAAGCACCCGCAAAGTGAGGTCCAAGTGATCCAACGTCGTGAGGCTTCAGGGCTGCGTTTACTCAGTCAGAAAAAGCATGATATTGATATCATCATTTCATCGTCACCGACTTTTTTTCAGCCACTGATCAAAACCCAAAAGTTATTGCCTTTTGGTAAAGCAAAAGCTCGACAAAACCAGCAACAGCTGTCTGAAGATATTATCTCTTTTGGTCATACTGGCTTTGGTTTGCTATGGAATCAGCATTATTTAGCAAAAAACAATCTCCCAATCCCGACAAATTGGTCTGATCTCGCTCAACCTGATTATTTCCACCATATCAGCATTAGTAGCCCTTATCGTTCTAATACCACTCACTTAATGATTGAAAGCATCCTACAAGAATACGGTTGGGAGAATGGATGGCGTTTGCTTTACCAAATGGGCGGCAACCTCGCCTCGGTAGAAACCAATGCCTTTGCTTTAAGTGAAGCGATCTCACGTGGCTTAATCGGCGTTGGCCCTGTAATTGATAGCTATGCTCGTCATTATAAAGAGCAATTTTCTTATATTGATTTTAGCTATCAACCTAAAAGTCCGTTATTACCAAACTATGTAGCGATAGTGAAAAACAACTACCAATCACGCTTTGCAGAAGATTTTGTGAATTTATTGCTAGCTCAGGAATGTGATAATCAAACCGCTACTTATGAACACTTAATCCACCCAAAACAGATCAAACACGATGACTTTATTGAGAAAACATTCAATCGAAAATCATTGGACTATCACGTTATTCAACAACGCTCGGGGCTAGTAAAACACCTGTTTGAACAGACAATTAGTAACCAGTTACCTAAGCTTAATCAAGCATGGCAACTGCTCCATTCGATTGAAAAAGCATCACTGAAATTAACCGAAAAACAACAGCAAGATTTTACTCTAGCGAAACAACTAGCATCAACATCACCCGTTAACATAGATGATATGCAAGATAAGGTATATCATGAGTTATCTCTATTCCGAGACAACCCACAAGTACATAATTACCGACAGCAATGGCGGATAAAAATGGCGATGCAATTAGAGCAAGCCATTGCATTAAGCCAGACGATTATTAACGGGAATCCAGCATTGCAATGA
- a CDS encoding YfbU family protein codes for MEMTNAQRLILSNQYYLMSKLTPENAEKYRRLQTIVERGYGLQMRELDKDFGDLPEQDCREVIDFMEMYHALQESFNLEDCRCDGAKDIDQRRLQFLGFDAATEAQLVNYVRFLVDEEGLYPQFEKNEHRFNSHVPMLEKYQRMLKVWRNCPRQYHLSCNEIQQILSA; via the coding sequence ATGGAAATGACAAACGCTCAACGTTTAATTCTATCTAACCAATACTACTTAATGTCTAAATTGACACCTGAGAACGCAGAGAAATACCGTCGCCTTCAAACCATCGTTGAACGTGGTTACGGTCTACAAATGCGTGAACTAGATAAAGACTTTGGCGATTTACCTGAGCAAGATTGTCGTGAAGTGATCGACTTCATGGAAATGTACCATGCCCTGCAAGAGTCGTTTAACCTTGAAGATTGCCGTTGTGATGGCGCAAAAGATATCGATCAACGTCGCTTACAGTTCCTAGGTTTTGATGCTGCAACTGAAGCACAGCTAGTTAACTACGTTCGCTTCCTTGTTGATGAAGAAGGGCTATACCCTCAATTTGAGAAAAACGAGCACCGCTTTAATAGCCATGTGCCTATGCTAGAAAAATACCAGCGTATGTTAAAAGTATGGCGTAACTGTCCTCGTCAATACCACCTATCATGCAATGAAATCCAACAGATCCTATCTGCATAA
- a CDS encoding ATP-binding protein, whose protein sequence is MIRYINKKTIGSRLIMAIILMAFLTISVSVIAVLNWEKLSTQIETITHNNMPIVQASYQLERNTAELQATLNLLGQNTNPLKHETIKNKLNSTLTKISTAIDKISKLHYYPAIKSGQQTLVQQIDNYTKLLKKRNSDLFALSQTENKLKWLHSDLLEELIPLRQEVEWKLNNMNRHGEKKNAVQLDVVNDIMNEFSLIQAITVKENELHQLIGEIIQQRHQRDLSNAFNFLGHKAAEIEVLSQQLSNYPSSMTFSKLLDKFIDMTKPGGQLELQLKRDVILSLQINRARVDIKQRLSQQENMIQTLVDHADRALNNLNSDTRQAITVSNFMLFGVLFITIVLTIFLSIYLVGNGIVNRLNLLSKDLYSVAKGNFNDANIATTGEDEIGILGDNLRDFCRQMQDIQASNALNLINNTQVSIITCNMHGAVESVNLQALKQFNFDSISQHQTLWNLFDSPISDRLKLLFKQNSLLRKLGAYKLTVTHTTDQQHLFYLRLDFRIFKQGNQDKVIITITDITDQEKTTRWLENKVSEKTQSLTLRNQQLKAEIEDRKRIEGDLIATQDELIQAAKMATVGQTMTSLAHELNQPLSAISTRLFSAKLAIEHQKYEKLPDNLGKIEDLVSRMSKLISSLRSFAKKQSATNPLTRVDIQDSIKQAILIVESRAKVQQTTIASTISTPIYALADQVQLEQVLVNLLVNSCDAVASCKQRQITIMRLDSPKDRIRIAVLDSGHGFSNDIIDKLFVPFTTTKDVGLGLGLSICSSIMTRLKGNIFLASGLTGGAMVVLELKKDDE, encoded by the coding sequence ATGATCCGCTACATCAACAAAAAGACAATTGGTAGTCGCCTTATTATGGCGATTATTCTAATGGCATTTCTCACCATTTCAGTTAGCGTAATCGCGGTTTTAAACTGGGAAAAACTCAGCACACAAATCGAAACCATTACCCATAACAACATGCCTATTGTGCAGGCAAGCTACCAGTTAGAGCGTAATACTGCTGAGCTACAAGCAACGCTCAATTTACTGGGGCAAAACACTAACCCACTCAAACATGAAACAATAAAAAATAAGCTTAATTCCACACTTACCAAAATCAGTACCGCCATCGACAAGATTTCTAAACTGCACTATTACCCCGCCATTAAATCGGGGCAGCAAACGTTGGTGCAGCAAATTGATAACTATACGAAGTTGCTAAAAAAGCGAAATAGTGATCTGTTTGCTCTTTCGCAAACGGAAAATAAACTGAAATGGCTGCATAGCGATTTGCTTGAAGAGCTGATCCCTCTACGTCAAGAAGTGGAATGGAAACTCAATAATATGAACCGTCATGGAGAAAAGAAAAATGCGGTTCAGCTTGATGTTGTTAACGATATCATGAATGAATTTTCTCTGATCCAAGCCATTACGGTAAAAGAGAATGAGCTACACCAATTGATTGGTGAAATTATTCAACAACGCCACCAGCGAGACCTTAGTAATGCGTTTAATTTTCTTGGTCATAAGGCCGCCGAAATAGAAGTGCTCAGCCAGCAGCTCAGTAACTACCCTTCATCAATGACGTTTAGTAAGTTACTGGATAAATTTATAGATATGACCAAACCAGGTGGTCAGCTAGAGCTGCAATTAAAACGTGATGTTATTTTAAGCCTACAAATCAATCGAGCACGCGTCGATATCAAGCAACGCCTTTCGCAGCAAGAAAACATGATCCAGACATTGGTAGATCATGCCGATCGGGCGCTAAATAACTTAAATAGCGATACTCGACAAGCAATCACTGTCAGTAACTTTATGTTATTTGGCGTACTTTTTATTACCATCGTTCTGACTATTTTCCTTTCAATATATCTAGTTGGTAACGGCATCGTTAACCGACTTAACTTACTGAGCAAAGATCTCTATTCAGTGGCTAAAGGCAATTTTAACGACGCCAATATCGCCACTACAGGTGAAGATGAGATTGGTATTTTAGGTGATAATCTGCGTGATTTTTGCCGTCAGATGCAAGATATTCAAGCCTCAAATGCGCTGAACCTGATCAACAATACGCAAGTGAGTATCATCACCTGTAACATGCATGGTGCAGTGGAGTCTGTGAACTTGCAGGCACTAAAGCAATTTAACTTTGATAGCATTAGCCAACATCAAACGTTGTGGAATTTATTTGATAGCCCTATCTCTGATCGGTTAAAACTGCTGTTTAAACAAAACAGCCTACTTCGCAAATTAGGGGCCTATAAACTCACAGTGACTCATACCACTGATCAGCAGCACTTATTTTACCTTCGATTAGATTTCCGCATCTTTAAACAAGGTAATCAAGATAAGGTGATCATTACTATCACCGATATCACTGATCAGGAAAAAACCACCCGTTGGCTCGAAAATAAAGTCTCGGAAAAAACCCAATCGCTAACCCTTCGAAATCAGCAATTAAAAGCAGAAATCGAAGATCGTAAACGCATTGAAGGTGATTTAATTGCCACTCAAGATGAACTGATCCAAGCTGCGAAAATGGCAACCGTTGGTCAAACAATGACATCACTTGCGCACGAGCTGAATCAGCCATTATCTGCGATCTCAACGCGTCTATTTAGTGCCAAATTAGCGATAGAACATCAAAAATATGAAAAATTGCCGGATAATTTGGGAAAGATAGAAGATTTAGTGTCACGAATGAGTAAACTGATCAGCAGTCTTCGTAGTTTTGCCAAAAAACAATCAGCAACAAATCCATTGACCCGTGTTGATATTCAAGATTCAATAAAACAAGCCATACTCATTGTTGAGAGCCGTGCAAAAGTACAACAAACAACAATAGCCAGTACCATTAGTACTCCTATCTACGCCCTAGCCGATCAGGTCCAACTTGAACAAGTTTTAGTCAATTTATTGGTCAATAGCTGTGATGCTGTTGCAAGTTGTAAACAGCGACAAATAACCATTATGCGACTTGATAGCCCTAAAGATAGAATAAGGATCGCGGTATTAGATAGTGGTCATGGCTTTAGTAATGACATTATTGATAAATTATTCGTACCTTTTACCACCACCAAAGATGTCGGACTCGGATTAGGCCTCAGCATCTGTAGTTCAAT
- a CDS encoding formate--tetrahydrofolate ligase: MKSDIDICRDTRLTPIEHIAEQAGIQQQELTPQGTLKAKVKPAILKRLAEKAEGKLVVVTAITPTPLGEGKTVTTIGLAQGLAKINRSVMACIRQPSMGPVFGVKGGAAGGGYSQVAPMEKLNLHLTGDIHAVTAAHNLAAAALDARLYHESRLGYDEFTAKTGLPALRIDINNICWKRVMDHNDRALRMITIGQNEPGKTINGLERHDGFDITAASELMAILALADNLHDMRQRIGHIVVAYDLDGKPVTTEDLKVAGAMAVTMCEAIEPTLMQTLEGVPTLIHAGPFANIAHGNSSIIADKIALKLSDFVVTEGGFGSDMGFEKACNIKAQQANRGPDCAVVVATLRGLKANSGLYDLRPGQALPAAIFDEDNAALIAGFDNLKWHINNAAHYGVPVVVAINRFPQDTDAELELLQTMINNAAFTTHVDVAISEAFGKGGEGAIALAECVVKACQHQANFTPLYQLSQPLEEKIMTVAEAGYGASHVELSPLAQQQLAQFKAQGYDDLAICMAKTPLSISTDPSIKGAPTGFTVPIRELKLCASAGFIYALCGNVMTMPGLPEKPAFMSLDIDESGNIIGLS, encoded by the coding sequence ATGAAAAGCGACATCGATATTTGCCGCGACACTCGACTTACGCCCATTGAACACATCGCTGAACAAGCAGGTATTCAACAGCAAGAGCTCACTCCGCAAGGAACATTAAAAGCCAAAGTTAAACCTGCAATTCTAAAAAGACTGGCAGAAAAAGCGGAAGGTAAATTAGTTGTCGTTACCGCTATTACGCCGACTCCTCTTGGTGAAGGCAAAACAGTGACCACCATTGGCTTAGCACAAGGCTTAGCGAAGATTAATCGCTCAGTCATGGCATGTATCCGACAACCATCAATGGGCCCTGTCTTTGGGGTAAAAGGCGGCGCTGCTGGCGGTGGTTATAGCCAAGTTGCACCAATGGAAAAACTCAACCTACACTTAACAGGTGATATTCATGCGGTAACGGCTGCACATAACCTTGCAGCTGCAGCTTTAGATGCCCGTTTGTACCATGAGTCACGTTTAGGTTATGACGAATTCACCGCCAAAACAGGCTTACCAGCTCTTCGTATTGATATAAATAATATCTGCTGGAAACGCGTGATGGATCATAACGATCGCGCATTACGCATGATCACTATTGGTCAAAACGAGCCAGGTAAAACCATTAACGGTTTAGAACGTCATGATGGCTTTGATATCACTGCAGCTTCTGAGTTGATGGCCATTCTCGCGCTTGCTGATAATTTACATGATATGCGCCAACGCATTGGTCATATCGTGGTGGCTTATGATCTCGATGGAAAACCCGTAACCACTGAAGATCTAAAAGTCGCTGGTGCAATGGCTGTTACCATGTGTGAAGCCATTGAACCAACACTAATGCAAACATTAGAAGGTGTGCCAACACTTATCCATGCTGGCCCTTTTGCTAACATTGCACACGGTAATTCTTCGATCATCGCAGATAAGATCGCATTAAAACTGAGTGATTTTGTTGTCACTGAAGGCGGGTTTGGCTCTGATATGGGGTTTGAAAAAGCTTGTAATATTAAAGCGCAGCAAGCCAATCGTGGCCCTGATTGTGCAGTGGTGGTTGCTACACTACGTGGTCTAAAGGCCAACTCGGGGCTTTATGATTTACGTCCAGGTCAAGCACTGCCTGCTGCTATCTTTGACGAAGATAACGCAGCCCTTATTGCGGGTTTTGACAATCTAAAATGGCATATTAATAATGCTGCACATTATGGTGTGCCTGTTGTAGTAGCGATTAATCGTTTCCCACAAGACACCGATGCAGAGCTTGAGTTACTGCAAACTATGATCAATAACGCTGCCTTTACCACTCATGTTGATGTTGCGATCAGCGAAGCCTTTGGCAAAGGTGGTGAAGGTGCTATCGCACTGGCTGAGTGCGTAGTGAAAGCTTGTCAGCATCAAGCGAACTTCACGCCTCTATATCAACTTAGCCAGCCGCTAGAAGAAAAAATCATGACTGTTGCTGAAGCAGGTTATGGAGCAAGTCATGTAGAGCTATCACCACTCGCCCAACAACAACTCGCGCAATTTAAAGCTCAAGGTTACGATGATCTTGCTATCTGTATGGCGAAAACACCGCTTTCTATCTCGACCGATCCGAGTATAAAAGGCGCACCAACAGGTTTCACGGTTCCTATTCGTGAACTAAAACTTTGCGCGAGCGCAGGCTTTATTTATGCGCTATGCGGCAATGTAATGACAATGCCAGGTTTACCTGAAAAACCTGCATTTATGAGCTTAGATATCGATGAAAGCGGCAATATTATCGGTCTAAGTTAA